The genomic window CATCATGTCGGTCATGGAGATGAAGTAGTTTTCGTCCTCCGCCTCGTGACTTGATCCCGCGTCTAGTTCGATCTCGCTCATCGCGGTTTACTCCGCTGCCTCTCGCTGCGCGATCCTGCCAAGAAAGTCCTGTAATGCCTCTGCAATATCTGTTGTGTTTGCCTCTAGTGCGGCCGCCGCTCCTGACAGACCAGTGATGGCGCGCCCGCAGTTGGTGTCGATTTGACCAACGAAGTCCTTGATGGACTCTTGGTACTTGTTCGACTCCTCGATGATCGAACCGACGGCCGCCGCCAAAGACGCGTCGACACGTTCGAACTTGGCGGAATACTCGCTCCAGAGCGTCTGGAGTGCCTGGTGCTGGACGAGGAGCGACTCTGCGAGCTGTCGTGCTGCACCTTGGCTTTCGTGCAACTCGACGACGGAGGCGCGCAGTGACTGCGACATCTCTTGAGCTGACGTTGCGATCTGCGACGAGGCGTGCACAAGTGGCTGGGTTGCCGCCCCAACTGCCTCCGCGGCCTTTCCGAATGAAAGAGCGACGCTCTCGGAGCGCTCAGTGCTCAGGCGGAGGCCTTCCGCTTGGCGGCTCATGGCGGATTCCGTCTCCTTAAACGTGGAAGACAGTCGCTCAACGTCGGAACGCATAGTGGAAAGGACTTCACCCATCCCCGAGCGTAGCGCCTCCGCCGTGTGCGAGGCGGCCTTGGATGCGGCCTCCATGACCCCATCGAGGGCGGCGCGCGAGCGATCCACTGAGGCGTTCGCCTCGGACGCCGCCAGCTCGGTGACTTTGCGCATGTGCGATTGGAGGACTTCCATCTGCTCTTGAGAGCGCTGACGCATTTCCTCTTCGGCCACGCGGAAGCCCTCTGCCGCGCGCGCGACTTCTGTCCGGACACCGTCGAGCATTTCCCCAATGCCCGAGCGGATGGCTCCGGCGCCGTCTTCGGAAGCCTTGGCCGTCGAGCTCGCCAGCTTCTCGATAACTTCACGAGATCGGGCGGCAGCTTCGGCGGATTCCCGCGTCATCACCTCCTGAAGGCTCGACATGACCTGCCCGAATCCATCCATCTGGCTTCCGACCTTGGCCAGCACGTCCCGCAGACCTTCCTCCATGATTCCCGTAGCGCTTTTCGACGCAGCTTCTGTACTAGCTTGGACCAGATGCCGAGCTTCCTGGGCAGCCGACGTGAGGGTTTGGACCGCATGCTCGACGGCTTCCTTTCCGCCGATGCTAGATTGCGAAAGCTTCTCGGTAGCATCCGCGACCAGACGCGCGAAGTTGTCGGTCGCGCTTTCGATCTTTGTCGCGAACGCGTCTCCTGTCGAAGCCAGCTTTTCCTGCATGGCCCGAATTA from Bradyrhizobium zhanjiangense includes these protein-coding regions:
- the zorA gene encoding anti-phage ZorAB system protein ZorA, producing the protein MISSAKLVWSPFVRAPILIGIFVAFYVMSGHLPLIVEHANPILVREVLEEVTRSNIDNVSRPEFAYALASEIVRCAVAIAFALLLGDVVPVRFLLWRARRKVEKLKDQKEFEANYDALNQSLAIDPLIGAAWFAYSKTQVSEKVNGRVIRFATVRPQSFFNSGLAREHMFSLRLMPSIPGYFVGLGLLLTFIGLVIALSKASHGTGASANDMTQSLRELLNAATFKFSTSIAGLFSSIALSIFFRSYGILIDMGFDRFCRALEARTSAVSAQALAIKNLDLGQQQLLQLREMNTDQYFRKLGEAIAPTIGTAVAQAVEPLSRTLEATATQMENATKTGTEGLLEQFSEVVQGSAGRELREISAALASSGEVIRAMQEKLASTGDAFATKIESATDNFARLVADATEKLSQSSIGGKEAVEHAVQTLTSAAQEARHLVQASTEAASKSATGIMEEGLRDVLAKVGSQMDGFGQVMSSLQEVMTRESAEAAARSREVIEKLASSTAKASEDGAGAIRSGIGEMLDGVRTEVARAAEGFRVAEEEMRQRSQEQMEVLQSHMRKVTELAASEANASVDRSRAALDGVMEAASKAASHTAEALRSGMGEVLSTMRSDVERLSSTFKETESAMSRQAEGLRLSTERSESVALSFGKAAEAVGAATQPLVHASSQIATSAQEMSQSLRASVVELHESQGAARQLAESLLVQHQALQTLWSEYSAKFERVDASLAAAVGSIIEESNKYQESIKDFVGQIDTNCGRAITGLSGAAAALEANTTDIAEALQDFLGRIAQREAAE